In the Rhizobium sp. CB3090 genome, one interval contains:
- a CDS encoding SMP-30/gluconolactonase/LRE family protein, whose product MNETIATGLRQPEGPVALTDGRIALVETDESRRCLAMVAAGIRREVCRPGGRPTGLAIDGDHCFWVAGGPENSLVRVSPEGRTLQVIEGGKDGPFLYPNDLAFGPDGLLYMTDSGVRISDLLDGPDINPDFFQAPYNGRIYQIDPAEGRVQRVLATGLLYANGIAFGPDGLLYYSETLTGKIFRQIVGGRQELFAQVMPAPAVKVLRGPAGMAFDSNGTLYCAVYGQGEICLIDPTGKIAGRIRTNGTRPGNIAFTLDGKYALITEQENGVLERITAPRPGLPLYMPSI is encoded by the coding sequence ATGAACGAGACGATCGCCACCGGATTGCGCCAGCCTGAAGGGCCGGTAGCCCTGACGGATGGACGTATCGCGCTTGTGGAGACCGATGAGAGCCGCCGTTGCCTGGCAATGGTCGCGGCCGGTATTCGCCGCGAAGTCTGCCGGCCCGGCGGCCGGCCGACCGGGCTGGCGATCGACGGCGATCATTGTTTCTGGGTGGCGGGGGGTCCCGAAAACTCCCTTGTTCGGGTCTCCCCGGAAGGCCGCACGCTGCAGGTGATCGAAGGCGGCAAGGACGGCCCGTTTCTTTATCCAAACGACCTCGCTTTCGGCCCGGACGGTCTGCTCTACATGACCGATTCCGGCGTTCGTATCTCCGATTTGCTCGACGGCCCCGACATCAACCCCGATTTCTTCCAGGCACCGTATAACGGCCGTATCTACCAGATCGATCCGGCGGAAGGCCGGGTGCAGCGCGTGCTGGCGACCGGCTTGCTCTATGCCAACGGCATCGCGTTCGGGCCGGACGGATTGCTCTACTACAGCGAGACGCTGACCGGAAAAATCTTTCGTCAGATCGTCGGCGGACGGCAGGAATTGTTTGCACAGGTAATGCCGGCACCCGCCGTCAAGGTGCTGCGCGGACCGGCCGGCATGGCTTTCGATAGCAATGGCACGCTCTATTGCGCGGTCTACGGACAGGGCGAGATCTGCCTCATCGATCCCACCGGAAAGATCGCCGGCCGCATCCGCACCAATGGCACGCGGCCAGGCAATATCGCTTTCACCCTCGATGGCAAATATGCGCTGATCACAGAGCAGGAAAACGGTGTTTTGGAGAGAATAACGGCACCGCGTCCAGGGCTGCCGCTGTACATGCCGTCCATCTGA
- the secD gene encoding protein translocase subunit SecD, with the protein MRTSPWLVFTYTVIIVLGLFIALPNVLPQSVLSKMPTWLPHSQVALGLDLRGGSYLVLEVDEKDLTNGRLQSLLQDSRRVLRDKNIPTRSIVRNGDQIVVTLTDPAQSNDAVTQLRTLANTISSGLSAGQSDLTITPNGGTIAMSFSPAGIAANVDSAVQQSLEVIRKRVDQVGVAEPTIQRVGPNRVLVQLPGAQDPSRLRELLGSTAKMSFHLLAENVDPKNPGPGVSILKDDQGNSYPVLDRIELAGDRLTDARVSFDPNTHEPLVTFRFDSAGANRFAEITRENVGKPFAIVLDNKVLSAPNIREPITGGSGQISGNFTAESATTLAALLRAGALPAKLTVIEERTVGADLGADAIQKGIYSGLVGFVLVAGFIFVLYGAWGILANFALLIHTILTFSALTLVGATLTLPGIAGVVLGIGLAVDANVLINERIREETRKGRGAFAAIDNGFKKAYSTIIDGNMTALIAAAILFYFGSGPVRGFAVTMGLGLIISMFTSVAFVRVVMIAITRRRKLKVLNIRPLIPFSPYDKHIQFMKARFFGVTVSAILSIASVVLFIHPGLNYGVDFRGGIQMSVRTKDAADLSTFRAGLNTLGLGEIALQSFGDNSSLLVRAQRQDGGEEAQTAAVTKLKAEIIKIDPTATIEGTDVIGPKVSGELAWAGILSVVIASLAMLVYIWVRFEWPFAVGAIVTLILDVTKAIGFFAITGLDFNLTAIAAILTLVGYSVNDKVVVYDRMRENMRLYKSMPLREIIDKSINETLARSLYTNATAFLALVPMAIWGGSAVSSFAIPMVFGILVAGASSVFIAAPILLFLGDWRRRHAKAVANDATPDDKSDKDNKDNKQIPAAE; encoded by the coding sequence ATGCGCACCTCACCATGGCTGGTGTTCACCTATACGGTGATCATCGTGCTTGGCCTTTTCATCGCCCTGCCGAACGTGCTGCCGCAGTCGGTCTTGAGCAAAATGCCGACCTGGCTGCCGCACAGCCAGGTCGCCCTCGGCCTCGACCTTCGTGGCGGCTCCTACCTCGTCCTCGAAGTCGATGAGAAGGACCTGACCAATGGCCGGCTGCAATCGCTGCTGCAGGACTCGCGCCGTGTCCTGCGCGACAAGAACATCCCGACCCGTTCGATCGTCCGCAATGGTGACCAGATCGTCGTGACGCTGACCGATCCGGCGCAGAGCAACGATGCGGTGACGCAGTTGCGCACCCTCGCCAACACGATCTCGTCAGGCCTTTCCGCCGGCCAGTCCGATCTGACGATCACGCCGAATGGCGGCACGATTGCCATGTCCTTCTCGCCGGCCGGCATCGCCGCCAACGTCGATTCCGCCGTCCAGCAGAGCCTGGAAGTCATCCGCAAGCGCGTTGACCAGGTGGGCGTCGCCGAGCCGACCATCCAGCGCGTCGGTCCCAATCGCGTCCTCGTGCAGCTTCCAGGCGCACAGGATCCCTCGCGCCTGCGCGAACTGCTCGGCTCGACCGCGAAGATGTCCTTCCATCTGCTCGCCGAGAATGTCGATCCGAAGAATCCCGGCCCCGGCGTTTCCATCCTGAAGGACGATCAGGGCAACAGCTATCCGGTTCTCGATCGCATCGAGCTCGCCGGCGACCGTCTCACCGACGCCCGCGTCAGCTTCGATCCGAACACGCACGAGCCGCTCGTCACCTTCCGCTTCGACAGCGCCGGTGCCAACCGCTTTGCGGAAATCACCCGCGAGAATGTCGGCAAGCCTTTCGCCATCGTGCTCGACAACAAGGTGCTGAGCGCGCCGAATATTCGCGAGCCGATTACCGGCGGTTCAGGCCAGATTTCCGGCAATTTCACGGCTGAAAGCGCGACGACGCTAGCAGCGCTGCTGCGCGCCGGCGCCCTGCCGGCCAAGCTCACCGTCATCGAAGAACGCACTGTTGGCGCCGACCTCGGTGCAGACGCGATCCAGAAGGGTATCTATAGCGGCCTGGTCGGCTTCGTCTTGGTTGCCGGCTTCATCTTCGTGCTCTACGGCGCCTGGGGGATTCTCGCGAATTTCGCACTGCTCATCCACACGATCCTGACGTTCTCGGCCCTGACGCTTGTCGGCGCCACGCTGACGCTGCCCGGCATCGCTGGCGTCGTCCTCGGTATCGGCCTTGCGGTTGATGCCAACGTTCTCATCAACGAGCGCATCCGCGAAGAAACGCGCAAGGGCCGCGGCGCCTTCGCCGCCATCGATAACGGCTTCAAGAAGGCTTATTCGACGATTATCGACGGCAACATGACGGCCCTGATCGCCGCCGCCATCCTGTTCTACTTCGGCTCCGGCCCGGTTCGCGGCTTTGCCGTGACCATGGGTCTCGGCCTCATCATCTCGATGTTCACCTCCGTCGCCTTCGTGCGCGTCGTGATGATCGCCATCACCCGTCGCCGCAAGCTGAAGGTGCTCAACATCAGGCCGTTGATCCCCTTCAGCCCCTATGACAAGCACATCCAGTTCATGAAGGCCCGCTTCTTTGGCGTCACCGTCTCGGCGATCCTGTCTATCGCCTCGGTGGTCCTGTTCATCCATCCGGGCCTCAACTACGGCGTCGATTTCCGCGGCGGCATCCAGATGTCGGTCAGGACCAAGGACGCGGCCGATTTGTCTACGTTCCGCGCGGGCCTGAACACGCTCGGCCTCGGCGAAATTGCACTGCAGTCCTTCGGCGACAACAGCAGCCTCCTTGTCCGCGCCCAGCGCCAGGACGGCGGCGAAGAGGCCCAGACAGCCGCGGTCACCAAGCTTAAGGCAGAAATCATCAAGATCGACCCAACCGCGACCATCGAAGGCACGGATGTCATCGGTCCGAAGGTCTCGGGCGAGCTTGCTTGGGCCGGCATCCTGTCGGTCGTGATCGCCAGCCTGGCGATGCTCGTCTACATCTGGGTGCGGTTCGAATGGCCGTTCGCGGTCGGCGCCATCGTCACTCTGATACTCGACGTCACCAAGGCGATCGGCTTCTTCGCGATCACCGGCCTCGATTTCAACCTGACGGCCATCGCCGCGATCCTGACGCTGGTCGGTTACTCGGTGAACGACAAGGTCGTGGTCTATGACCGTATGCGTGAAAACATGCGGCTCTATAAGTCGATGCCGCTGCGCGAGATTATCGACAAGTCGATCAACGAGACCCTGGCGCGAAGCCTCTATACCAACGCCACCGCCTTCCTGGCGCTGGTGCCGATGGCGATCTGGGGCGGCAGCGCCGTCTCTAGCTTCGCGATCCCGATGGTGTTCGGCATCCTCGTCGCCGGCGCCTCGTCGGTCTTTATCGCCGCTCCGATCCTGCTGTTCCTCGGCGATTGGCGCCGCCGCCATGCCAAGGCGGTCGCCAACGACGCCACGCCGGACGACAAGTCCGACAAGGACAACAAGGACAACAAGCAGATCCCCGCCGCCGAATAA
- a CDS encoding cation:proton antiporter, which translates to MPHDTPLISTIVMGLVLAFIFGAIANRFKLPPLVGYLIAGVLAGPHTPGFVADQSLAPELAEIGVILLMFGVGLHFSLKDLLSVRGIAVPGAIVQIAFATLLGWGLGTLMGWPLGGSLVFGLALSVASTVVLLKAMQERRLIESERGKIAVGWLIVGDLAMVLALVLIPAAASISADGHGAAEPLSAGLNRLLGLDLGLTGIIGMTLPKVAAFVGLMLVFGRRIIPWILHRIAHTGSRELFRLGVLAIALGVAFGAAKLFGVSLALGAFFAGMILSESELSHRAAQESLPLRDAFSVLFFVSVGMLFDPNILIDNPLPLLATIFIIVIGKSVAAFFIVLAFRKPMSTALTISASLAQIGEFSFILAALGSDLGLLPAEGRDLILGGAIISIILNPLVFIACDWLRKIQETKPHGEVREGTGPATQAEQPTPGEAASASAVQTVAHDADEELHAVTLTGHVVLIGYGRVGSIVGEKLRSSDTPFVVIEDSDKRIGDLARQGIEAIYGNAASPEVLAYANISAARSLIIAIPNTFEACSAAEQARAVNPSILIVARAHSDAEVDVLKQYGADTVIMGEREIALGMVDRLAQVHHDRPHYEDAQRPDIMTEPLESAPAKE; encoded by the coding sequence ATGCCACACGACACGCCCTTGATTTCGACCATCGTCATGGGCCTTGTGCTGGCATTCATCTTCGGCGCCATCGCCAATCGCTTCAAACTGCCGCCGCTCGTCGGCTATCTCATCGCCGGCGTGCTCGCAGGCCCGCACACGCCGGGCTTCGTTGCCGACCAGAGCCTTGCACCGGAACTTGCCGAAATCGGCGTCATCCTGTTGATGTTCGGGGTCGGCCTGCATTTTTCGCTGAAGGACCTGCTGTCGGTCCGCGGCATTGCCGTTCCCGGCGCGATCGTCCAGATCGCCTTCGCCACCCTGCTCGGCTGGGGGCTCGGCACATTGATGGGCTGGCCGCTTGGCGGCAGTCTGGTCTTCGGCCTCGCGCTCTCCGTCGCCTCGACGGTCGTTCTCTTGAAAGCCATGCAGGAGCGGCGGCTGATCGAGAGCGAGCGCGGCAAGATCGCGGTCGGCTGGCTGATCGTCGGGGATCTGGCCATGGTACTGGCCCTCGTGCTCATTCCGGCCGCCGCCAGCATCTCCGCCGACGGTCATGGTGCTGCCGAGCCTCTATCGGCCGGTCTCAACAGGCTGCTTGGCCTCGATCTCGGGCTCACCGGGATCATCGGCATGACGCTGCCGAAGGTCGCGGCCTTCGTCGGCCTGATGCTGGTCTTTGGCCGGCGGATCATTCCGTGGATCCTGCACCGCATCGCCCATACCGGCTCGCGTGAGCTCTTTCGCCTTGGTGTCCTCGCCATTGCGCTCGGCGTCGCATTCGGGGCTGCGAAGCTCTTCGGCGTGTCGTTGGCGCTCGGTGCCTTCTTCGCCGGCATGATCCTCTCGGAAAGCGAACTCAGCCACCGGGCCGCGCAGGAAAGCCTGCCGCTGCGCGATGCCTTCTCCGTACTGTTCTTCGTCTCGGTCGGCATGCTGTTCGACCCGAACATCCTGATCGACAATCCGCTGCCGCTGCTGGCGACTATCTTCATCATCGTCATCGGCAAGTCCGTCGCCGCCTTCTTCATCGTACTTGCCTTCCGCAAGCCGATGAGCACGGCGCTGACCATCTCCGCCAGCCTGGCGCAGATCGGCGAATTCTCCTTTATCCTCGCCGCGCTCGGCTCCGATCTCGGTCTGCTGCCGGCCGAGGGCCGCGACCTGATCCTCGGCGGCGCGATCATCTCGATCATTCTCAACCCGCTTGTCTTCATTGCTTGCGACTGGCTGCGGAAGATTCAGGAAACCAAGCCGCACGGCGAAGTGCGTGAAGGCACGGGGCCGGCCACCCAGGCAGAGCAACCGACGCCGGGCGAAGCCGCGTCTGCCTCCGCCGTTCAGACAGTGGCCCATGATGCCGACGAGGAACTGCATGCCGTTACGCTGACCGGCCATGTGGTGCTGATCGGCTATGGCCGCGTCGGCAGCATCGTCGGGGAGAAGCTTAGATCTTCCGATACGCCCTTTGTGGTCATCGAAGATTCCGACAAGCGAATCGGCGACCTCGCGCGGCAAGGAATCGAGGCGATCTACGGCAACGCTGCCTCCCCGGAAGTTCTGGCATATGCCAATATTTCCGCTGCGCGCAGCCTGATCATTGCCATTCCGAATACCTTCGAAGCGTGCAGCGCCGCCGAGCAGGCGCGCGCCGTCAATCCATCGATCCTGATCGTCGCCCGCGCCCATTCCGATGCCGAGGTCGACGTGCTCAAGCAATATGGCGCCGATACGGTGATCATGGGAGAGCGGGAAATTGCACTGGGGATGGTTGACCGGCTGGCGCAAGTGCATCATGACAGGCCGCACTATGAAGACGCGCAGCGTCCTGATATCATGACCGAACCGCTGGAATCCGCTCCGGCAAAGGAATGA
- a CDS encoding helix-turn-helix transcriptional regulator, whose protein sequence is MNQGGNPTILTPALCRAARGLLDWTQLDAAERAGVSRSTIRDYEGGRHDIHRATEAQLRLAFEEGGVIFAKIQEFGWGVCLRPASDRG, encoded by the coding sequence ATGAATCAAGGCGGCAACCCAACGATTCTGACTCCCGCACTCTGTCGCGCGGCGCGCGGGCTGCTCGACTGGACACAGTTGGATGCAGCCGAGAGAGCCGGCGTTTCACGGAGCACGATCCGCGACTACGAGGGCGGGCGCCACGACATTCACCGGGCGACCGAGGCGCAACTGCGTCTGGCATTCGAAGAGGGTGGAGTCATCTTCGCGAAAATACAGGAATTTGGTTGGGGCGTCTGCCTCCGCCCGGCTTCCGACCGCGGTTAG
- a CDS encoding glycosyltransferase family 39 protein yields MSDTTYSETSHQTLSLRLALAIIFGVTLWRVVMLVFNRTDLFVDEAQYWFWGQNLDFGYYSKPPVIAWVVRFFNAISGSDSTFWIRVSAPLFHLATALMLMRTTRRLIEGEAGREIEPWVGVIFVTLPAASLSAVLMSTDTIQILFVTIAIWAFLGLTKRSSIIEAVILGVSLGIAFLTKYSVLFLLPGVGLAMLTLRSARIAWRDVLIAAIAGAIVVSPNLWWNFAHDAATVRHTESIAHWNGEGNGGGFMKHLLGALGFLGAQFGVVGPVIFYGMLWAAWRMIRGQSDDREKLLVWLSIPVIALITLQALFAKAYANWAVTAYSAGTILAVWLLYRLTKKGLAVSLIIGSVVAFLLPVLTVFAYDIKQPNGDLVMKRYVGRSAISLEIADIAAQANVSTIVADNRDILADLFYTLKGKPYHIYARNSGGFPKSYYEQNFSLPSAVTDDVLYIDDERFDCTAGKSELIKSWSPDFGNMKGRTLYAYHLSPSCLAPKS; encoded by the coding sequence ATGTCCGACACCACCTATTCCGAAACGAGCCACCAGACACTTTCACTGCGGCTTGCTCTTGCAATCATCTTCGGCGTCACGCTTTGGCGCGTGGTGATGCTGGTCTTCAATAGGACGGATCTCTTCGTCGACGAGGCGCAATATTGGTTCTGGGGCCAGAACCTCGACTTCGGTTATTATTCCAAGCCGCCGGTCATCGCCTGGGTCGTTCGCTTCTTCAATGCGATATCGGGGTCGGACTCGACCTTCTGGATCCGCGTTTCCGCGCCTCTCTTCCATCTCGCCACTGCCCTGATGCTGATGCGCACGACGCGGCGGCTGATCGAAGGGGAAGCCGGGCGGGAGATCGAGCCTTGGGTCGGCGTGATCTTCGTCACCCTGCCGGCAGCCTCGCTTTCGGCCGTGCTGATGTCGACAGACACGATCCAAATCCTGTTCGTCACCATTGCCATCTGGGCTTTTCTCGGCCTTACCAAGCGCTCCTCGATCATCGAGGCGGTGATCCTCGGCGTCAGCCTCGGGATCGCCTTCCTGACGAAATATTCGGTGCTTTTCCTACTGCCGGGCGTCGGCCTTGCCATGCTGACACTGCGTTCGGCACGCATTGCCTGGCGGGACGTGCTTATCGCCGCCATCGCCGGCGCGATCGTCGTTTCCCCGAATCTCTGGTGGAATTTCGCCCATGATGCGGCGACGGTGCGCCATACCGAAAGCATTGCCCACTGGAACGGCGAAGGAAACGGCGGCGGTTTTATGAAGCATCTGCTCGGCGCGCTCGGATTCCTCGGCGCGCAATTCGGCGTTGTCGGTCCTGTCATTTTCTACGGCATGCTCTGGGCCGCATGGCGGATGATCCGCGGTCAAAGCGACGACAGGGAAAAGCTGCTTGTTTGGCTCTCGATCCCGGTCATAGCATTGATTACGCTGCAGGCCCTGTTTGCCAAGGCCTATGCCAATTGGGCAGTTACCGCCTATTCCGCCGGCACCATCCTTGCCGTCTGGCTGCTCTATCGCCTGACGAAGAAGGGGCTTGCCGTCTCGCTGATCATCGGCTCAGTGGTCGCGTTCCTGCTGCCGGTTCTGACCGTGTTTGCCTATGACATCAAGCAGCCGAACGGCGATCTGGTCATGAAGCGCTATGTCGGCCGCAGCGCCATCAGCTTGGAGATCGCCGACATCGCCGCCCAGGCGAATGTCTCAACCATCGTTGCCGATAACCGCGATATTCTCGCCGATCTCTTCTATACGCTGAAGGGCAAGCCCTATCATATCTATGCCCGCAACTCCGGCGGTTTCCCGAAGAGCTATTACGAGCAGAATTTCTCGCTGCCATCGGCAGTGACCGATGATGTGCTTTATATCGACGACGAACGGTTCGATTGCACTGCGGGCAAATCGGAACTCATCAAAAGCTGGTCGCCGGACTTCGGCAACATGAAAGGCAGAACGCTCTACGCGTATCATCTCTCGCCGAGCTGCCTGGCGCCGAAATCTTAG